The following are encoded in a window of Aromatoleum petrolei genomic DNA:
- a CDS encoding putative bifunctional diguanylate cyclase/phosphodiesterase, translating into MDGAKDESTRPPEAACVSIEDYKRLYRALKTLSAGNRTLARAVDEEALLQDMCHAIVDQGGYRMAWIGYADRDERRTIRMMACAGAEEGIWEVFPLSWADDIKHPTALAIRSGAPRVSHLVQEDPALAFLHAEQRKRGYVAVSAFPLIIDGQVEGNLTIIAGDKDAFGNEEVNVLSELAEDVAFGIGALRARNRQQEAEAALQRVALYDPVTDLPNRSLFHKRLGELIARAPRTPRPFAVSIVALDQFREVNELLGAQHGNELLVQAAAILRPLLDDEDLLARVSDDEFAVLWRDTDAERAGQRAVRVLAAFDQPLKLSGFAIDARPRVGIALFPGHGPGPDALMRRAALASREARQSPGNFAIFTGNLDRDCNRNLSLVAELHHAIADEQLRLYCQPKVDIATGIPCGAEALVRWAHPEHGLIGPDRFIKMAEKAGLITPLTNWVLGEAFRQVYTWQSDGIAVPLAINLSTRDLLDSRLVDRIRGLFLTWGVDAGNVQFEITESALLEDPRGSLETLKRLRDLGVHLAIDDFGTGFSSLTYLQRLPTDSIKIDQSFVGRMLEHEGSDAIVRSTIDLGHDLGLSVIAEGVEDQATWTRLAALKCDVAQGYFISQPLPAEEFASWHLPEDMFHATLH; encoded by the coding sequence ATGGACGGAGCCAAGGACGAAAGCACGCGGCCCCCTGAAGCGGCCTGCGTGTCCATCGAGGACTACAAGCGCCTGTACCGGGCCTTGAAGACGCTGAGCGCCGGCAACCGGACGCTTGCGCGAGCGGTCGACGAAGAAGCCCTGCTACAGGACATGTGCCACGCCATCGTCGATCAGGGCGGTTACCGCATGGCATGGATCGGCTACGCGGACCGCGACGAGAGACGGACCATCCGGATGATGGCGTGTGCGGGGGCCGAGGAAGGGATCTGGGAGGTTTTCCCGCTGTCGTGGGCCGACGACATCAAGCATCCCACCGCACTCGCGATCCGCAGCGGCGCACCGCGCGTGAGCCATCTCGTGCAGGAGGATCCCGCGCTCGCATTCCTGCACGCCGAGCAGCGCAAACGCGGCTACGTGGCCGTGAGTGCCTTTCCGCTGATCATCGACGGCCAGGTGGAGGGTAATCTCACCATCATCGCCGGCGACAAGGACGCCTTCGGGAACGAGGAGGTCAACGTGCTCAGCGAACTTGCCGAGGACGTGGCGTTCGGCATCGGAGCCCTCCGCGCGCGCAATCGCCAGCAGGAGGCCGAAGCGGCCTTGCAGCGCGTGGCCCTGTACGACCCGGTGACCGATCTACCCAACCGTTCGCTGTTCCACAAACGACTCGGCGAGTTGATCGCGCGAGCGCCGCGAACGCCTCGCCCGTTTGCCGTCAGCATCGTCGCGCTCGACCAGTTCCGCGAGGTCAACGAGCTGCTCGGGGCGCAGCACGGCAACGAACTGCTGGTCCAGGCTGCGGCAATCCTGCGCCCTCTTCTCGACGACGAGGACCTGCTCGCGCGGGTCAGCGACGACGAGTTTGCAGTGCTGTGGCGCGACACTGACGCCGAACGCGCGGGGCAGAGAGCGGTCCGCGTTCTCGCGGCCTTCGACCAACCGCTCAAACTGTCCGGCTTCGCAATCGACGCGCGGCCGCGCGTCGGGATCGCGCTGTTCCCCGGCCACGGCCCCGGCCCGGACGCCCTCATGCGGCGTGCGGCGCTGGCTTCGCGCGAGGCACGCCAGAGCCCAGGCAACTTCGCCATCTTCACCGGCAACCTGGACCGTGACTGCAACCGCAACCTGTCGCTGGTCGCCGAGCTGCATCACGCGATCGCCGACGAGCAACTGCGCCTGTACTGCCAGCCCAAGGTCGACATCGCCACCGGCATCCCCTGCGGCGCCGAAGCGCTGGTGCGCTGGGCCCATCCCGAGCACGGGCTGATCGGGCCGGACCGCTTCATCAAGATGGCTGAGAAGGCCGGCCTGATCACACCGCTCACGAACTGGGTGCTGGGCGAGGCCTTTCGACAGGTCTACACCTGGCAGTCCGACGGCATCGCGGTGCCGCTGGCCATCAACCTATCCACGAGGGACCTCCTCGACTCCCGCCTCGTGGACCGCATCCGCGGGCTCTTCCTCACCTGGGGCGTCGACGCGGGGAACGTCCAGTTCGAAATCACCGAAAGCGCACTGCTGGAGGATCCGCGCGGTTCGCTCGAGACACTCAAGCGCCTCAGGGACTTGGGCGTCCACCTCGCGATCGATGACTTCGGCACCGGCTTCTCCAGCCTCACCTATCTGCAGCGCTTGCCGACGGACTCGATCAAGATCGACCAGTCCTTCGTCGGCCGCATGCTCGAGCACGAAGGCTCGGACGCGATCGTGCGCTCGACGATCGACCTCGGCCACGACCTGGGCCTCAGCGTGATCGCCGAAGGCGTCGAGGACCAGGCGACTTGGACTCGCCTGGCCGCGCTCAAGTGCGACGTCGCTCAGGGCTACTTCATCAGCCAGCCGCTACCCGCGGAGGAGTTCGCGAGCTGGCATCTGCCCGAAGACATGTTCCACGCGACGCTACACTGA
- a CDS encoding Zn-ribbon domain-containing OB-fold protein — protein MSAQPYPLWSTASPAALLASRDLESDEWVFPPVADASPLAPRHATVSVSGSGRVYSFTMIHPNPKSGLSPYALGYVDFPGPVRIFGRLQGKDRPAIGDRYLPRPDADFGYVFEAVAA, from the coding sequence GTGTCAGCCCAACCTTATCCGCTGTGGAGCACCGCTTCACCGGCTGCTTTGCTTGCTTCGCGCGATCTCGAAAGCGACGAATGGGTATTCCCACCCGTCGCCGACGCGTCGCCGCTCGCCCCACGCCACGCCACCGTGTCGGTGAGCGGGAGCGGGCGGGTGTACAGCTTCACGATGATTCACCCGAACCCGAAGAGCGGCCTGAGCCCGTATGCGCTCGGCTATGTCGATTTCCCCGGACCGGTGCGCATCTTCGGCCGCCTGCAGGGCAAGGACCGGCCCGCGATCGGCGACCGCTATCTGCCGCGGCCGGATGCGGACTTCGGCTACGTCTTCGAGGCCGTCGCGGCCTGA
- a CDS encoding LysR family transcriptional regulator has protein sequence MDELKALWTLARVVETGSFRRAALEQGVAPQATSKTIRQFEAQVGVRLLHRTTRKLSLTDEGAQLLAQVRPALASIRAAMDELQSSRREVGGTLRITAPRSVGQHLVQPLLPPFMQEYPALAVDLELDDRLSDIVVEKIDVGFRMGPAMDRNVVARRLMDIEQWICASPGYVELHGRPRRWEDLAQHRCTGFRHTNTGKLMPWEYSERHQTVYSEVAARFTTNDVDAEAKAVVEGVGIGQIPDYIAAPLVREGRLVHLLAKHTSQRIGLYIYYPQRAHLPARTRRFIDFTVARLHEARRAPRAD, from the coding sequence ATGGACGAACTGAAAGCACTGTGGACGCTCGCGCGGGTCGTGGAAACGGGCAGCTTCCGCCGCGCCGCACTCGAGCAAGGCGTCGCGCCGCAAGCAACCAGCAAGACCATCCGACAGTTCGAAGCGCAGGTCGGGGTGCGCCTGCTGCACCGGACGACGCGCAAGCTGAGCCTGACCGACGAAGGCGCGCAGTTGCTTGCCCAGGTGCGCCCGGCCCTTGCGTCGATCCGGGCGGCGATGGACGAATTGCAGTCGTCCCGCCGCGAAGTCGGCGGAACGCTGCGCATTACGGCGCCTCGCTCGGTCGGACAGCACCTCGTGCAGCCGCTGCTCCCGCCCTTCATGCAGGAATACCCGGCGCTCGCCGTCGATCTCGAACTCGACGACCGTCTCAGCGACATCGTTGTGGAAAAGATCGACGTCGGGTTCCGGATGGGGCCGGCAATGGACCGCAACGTTGTCGCCCGCCGCCTGATGGACATCGAACAATGGATCTGTGCCTCGCCAGGCTACGTGGAGCTCCACGGACGGCCGCGGCGCTGGGAGGATCTCGCGCAGCACCGCTGCACCGGCTTTCGCCACACGAACACCGGCAAGCTGATGCCTTGGGAGTACTCGGAACGGCATCAGACCGTCTATTCAGAGGTGGCCGCGCGTTTCACCACCAACGACGTCGACGCGGAAGCGAAGGCCGTCGTCGAGGGCGTCGGCATCGGCCAGATCCCCGACTACATCGCTGCCCCCCTGGTGCGCGAGGGCCGGCTCGTGCATCTGCTCGCGAAGCACACCAGCCAACGCATCGGCCTGTACATCTACTATCCGCAGCGTGCGCACCTGCCGGCGCGCACGCGCCGCTTCATCGATTTCACCGTTGCCCGTCTGCACGAGGCGCGCCGCGCGCCGCGCGCGGATTGA
- a CDS encoding SDR family NAD(P)-dependent oxidoreductase, with amino-acid sequence MDQNRFDTGHVAVVTGAARGIGLGIGTSLARDGVTVALLDRDGAALDDAVGALSAEGLKVIGVTVDLTDSAAVNAAFGDIIARAGRIDYLVNNAGAVRDTRFLKMTDEDWDLVVDTNLRSQFLCCRAALPGMVERGFGRIVNLSSRAWLGGFGQANYSAAKGGVVSLTRSLAIEFAAKGVTVNAVAPGIVDTPLFRNFDPDVQARLQKSVPVQRIGTAEDIANAVAFFLDPKSSYVTGQTLYVCGGRSLSSPSV; translated from the coding sequence ATGGATCAGAACAGATTCGACACCGGCCATGTCGCGGTCGTGACGGGGGCTGCGCGCGGCATCGGGCTCGGCATCGGGACGAGCCTCGCCCGCGACGGAGTGACGGTGGCTCTGCTCGACCGCGACGGCGCGGCGCTCGACGACGCGGTCGGGGCGCTGAGCGCCGAGGGCTTGAAGGTCATCGGCGTCACGGTCGACCTCACCGACTCGGCAGCGGTCAATGCCGCGTTCGGCGACATCATCGCGCGTGCCGGGCGCATCGACTATCTCGTCAACAACGCGGGTGCGGTGCGCGACACGCGCTTCCTGAAAATGACCGACGAGGACTGGGATCTCGTCGTCGATACGAACTTGCGCTCTCAGTTCCTGTGCTGCCGCGCGGCCCTGCCGGGCATGGTCGAGCGCGGCTTCGGGCGCATCGTGAACCTCTCGTCGCGGGCATGGCTCGGCGGCTTCGGCCAAGCCAACTACTCGGCGGCGAAGGGCGGGGTGGTGAGTCTCACGCGCTCGCTGGCGATCGAGTTCGCAGCCAAGGGTGTCACGGTGAATGCCGTCGCACCCGGCATCGTCGATACGCCGCTGTTTCGCAATTTCGATCCCGACGTCCAGGCGAGGCTGCAGAAATCGGTGCCGGTGCAGCGGATCGGCACCGCCGAGGACATCGCCAACGCGGTCGCCTTCTTCCTCGATCCGAAGTCGTCCTACGTGACGGGACAGACGCTCTACGTGTGCGGCGGGCGAAGCCTGTCGTCGCCGAGCGTGTGA
- the gcvA gene encoding transcriptional regulator GcvA codes for MDRLPPLNAIRAFEAAARHLSITVAADELHVTPGAVSRQIRSLEETLGIQLLHRGHRQITLTGPGEDYYRAVTKAIDGLREATRRLTKRAKRKQLKIRAYTTFAMRWLIPRLSSFHAANPSIEVLLTASLDPVDFRKEDIDGAIRLGDGKWSGVNAYRLVDNVLIPVCSQSLLAASAKIRKPADLRHQTLLHSIARPDDWRHWLEAAGVEAQVDARGGMTYQSSAMAYAAAVEGQGFAIAQQFLVTDDLASGKLVAPFRQNVDMGDYTYYLLMPADRKESASMATFRTWLLEQFQKSAIGSTT; via the coding sequence ATGGACCGCCTGCCTCCCCTCAACGCGATACGCGCCTTCGAAGCCGCGGCGAGACATCTGAGCATCACCGTCGCCGCCGACGAACTGCACGTCACGCCCGGCGCCGTCAGCCGGCAGATCCGGTCGCTCGAGGAGACGCTCGGCATCCAACTCCTGCACCGCGGCCATCGCCAGATCACGCTGACGGGACCGGGCGAGGACTACTACCGCGCGGTGACGAAGGCCATCGACGGACTGCGCGAGGCGACCCGCCGACTGACCAAGCGCGCCAAGCGCAAGCAGCTCAAGATCCGCGCTTACACCACCTTCGCGATGCGCTGGCTGATCCCCAGGCTCTCCAGCTTCCATGCGGCGAATCCCAGCATCGAAGTGCTGCTCACCGCATCGCTCGACCCGGTCGACTTCCGCAAGGAAGACATCGACGGCGCGATCCGTCTTGGCGACGGCAAATGGAGCGGCGTGAACGCCTATCGCCTGGTCGACAACGTGCTCATCCCGGTGTGCAGCCAGAGCCTGCTCGCCGCCAGCGCGAAGATCCGCAAACCGGCCGACCTGCGCCACCAGACACTGCTCCATTCGATCGCGCGTCCGGACGATTGGCGCCACTGGCTCGAAGCGGCGGGCGTCGAGGCGCAGGTCGATGCGCGCGGCGGGATGACCTACCAGAGCTCCGCCATGGCCTATGCAGCCGCAGTGGAAGGTCAAGGCTTCGCGATCGCACAGCAGTTCCTGGTCACTGACGACCTTGCCTCCGGCAAGCTGGTCGCCCCATTCCGCCAGAACGTCGACATGGGCGACTACACCTACTATCTCCTGATGCCCGCAGACCGAAAGGAAAGCGCGAGCATGGCGACCTTCCGCACCTGGTTGCTGGAACAGTTTCAGAAATCCGCAATCGGCTCCACGACCTGA
- a CDS encoding TRAP transporter large permease: MTTALVVAALLLMLAIGTPVGFAMAAAGSLGLILTGGVDALLGVLQTTPLSIVSSYELITIPMFMLMAEFVLLSGVADDLFRATAAWVGNIRGGLGMATAVAGAGFGAICGTSTASAATLSATSLPAMLKHGYEPKLAAGVVAISGTLAMLIPPSIAMVVYGLIADVNIGKLLVGGVIPGLLVTLVIMGTVWFLVWQDPARAPSSGKTPLCERLRLLRIVGPMIALFGAVTGIIYSGIATPTEASALGAFVAMLQAWRSGKMTAEGLRRAVLKAAHGSCMIVMILLGASIFGYFFALTQVSQDLVQWVGGLDVSRWVVLLLLLCGYMLLGAFMDQIAILILTVPIVVPLVQSLGFDLVWFGVIIIVVAEMGMVTPPVGLNCFIVSRYSGRPVGEVFRGTTPHVVAHLAAIALLVVFPQLILWLPSHMQ; the protein is encoded by the coding sequence ATGACCACCGCACTCGTTGTTGCCGCGCTGCTGCTCATGCTGGCGATCGGCACCCCCGTCGGCTTCGCGATGGCGGCGGCCGGTTCGCTCGGCCTCATCCTGACCGGCGGCGTAGATGCGCTGCTCGGCGTGCTGCAGACGACGCCGTTGTCGATCGTGTCTTCCTACGAACTGATCACGATCCCGATGTTCATGCTGATGGCGGAATTCGTGCTGCTCAGCGGCGTCGCCGACGATCTCTTCCGTGCCACGGCGGCGTGGGTGGGCAACATCCGCGGCGGACTCGGCATGGCGACGGCCGTCGCGGGAGCCGGGTTCGGTGCGATCTGCGGCACGAGCACGGCGTCGGCCGCAACCCTGTCGGCGACCAGCCTGCCAGCGATGCTCAAGCATGGCTACGAGCCGAAACTCGCAGCGGGCGTCGTGGCCATCTCCGGTACGCTGGCCATGCTGATCCCGCCCAGCATCGCGATGGTCGTCTATGGGCTCATCGCCGACGTCAACATCGGCAAGCTGCTGGTCGGCGGCGTGATTCCCGGTCTGCTGGTGACCCTCGTGATCATGGGTACGGTGTGGTTCCTGGTCTGGCAGGACCCGGCACGGGCACCGTCGTCGGGAAAGACGCCGCTGTGCGAGCGGTTGCGCCTGCTGCGCATCGTCGGCCCGATGATTGCGCTGTTCGGTGCCGTGACGGGGATCATCTACTCGGGTATCGCCACGCCCACCGAAGCGTCGGCCCTGGGCGCCTTCGTTGCGATGCTGCAGGCCTGGCGCAGCGGAAAGATGACCGCGGAGGGGCTGCGTCGTGCGGTTCTCAAAGCCGCCCACGGGTCCTGCATGATCGTGATGATCCTGCTCGGCGCCAGCATCTTCGGCTACTTCTTCGCGCTCACCCAGGTCTCGCAGGACCTCGTGCAGTGGGTCGGCGGACTCGACGTGTCGCGCTGGGTCGTGCTGTTACTCCTCCTGTGCGGCTACATGCTGCTGGGGGCGTTCATGGACCAGATCGCGATCCTGATCCTGACCGTGCCGATCGTCGTTCCGCTGGTGCAATCGCTTGGCTTCGACCTCGTGTGGTTCGGCGTGATCATCATCGTCGTCGCCGAGATGGGCATGGTGACGCCGCCGGTCGGGCTCAACTGCTTCATCGTGTCGCGCTATTCCGGTCGGCCGGTTGGGGAGGTGTTTCGCGGCACGACGCCGCACGTTGTCGCCCACCTTGCCGCGATCGCGCTGCTCGTCGTCTTTCCGCAGCTGATCCTGTGGCTGCCCTCGCACATGCAATAG
- a CDS encoding TRAP transporter small permease subunit: MLMRIDKTLTATERAAALVAVGLMLAIMLVVSADVVMRYLFNSPFAWAYDLIALYLMAGVFYFVLADAHRQHAHVSIDILQERMGPRLRHGADLVTALVGVTLFSLIAYIGIERTWESFNNDEVLAGTIAWPMWLSSIIVPIGSILLVLRLMLQVVVHLAGLAGRCVLPADDTARASHSEEIAQ; encoded by the coding sequence ATGTTGATGCGAATCGACAAAACCCTGACGGCGACCGAGCGCGCGGCGGCGCTGGTCGCCGTGGGCCTGATGTTGGCGATCATGTTGGTGGTGAGCGCCGATGTCGTGATGCGCTATCTGTTCAACAGCCCATTCGCATGGGCTTACGACCTGATCGCGCTCTACCTGATGGCGGGCGTGTTCTATTTCGTGCTGGCCGATGCGCATCGGCAGCACGCACACGTCAGCATCGACATCCTGCAGGAGCGAATGGGGCCACGCCTGCGGCATGGCGCCGATCTGGTCACGGCCCTGGTCGGCGTCACCTTGTTCTCGCTGATCGCGTACATCGGGATCGAGCGCACGTGGGAGAGCTTCAACAACGACGAGGTGCTGGCCGGCACGATCGCCTGGCCGATGTGGCTGTCGTCGATCATCGTGCCGATCGGTTCGATTCTGCTCGTGCTGCGGTTGATGCTGCAGGTGGTCGTGCATCTGGCCGGCCTGGCGGGACGCTGCGTGCTGCCGGCCGACGACACCGCCCGCGCAAGCCACTCCGAGGAGATCGCACAATGA
- a CDS encoding thiolase family protein encodes MQNIYMTGGAMTAFGRHPGVLAPELAQQAILKAMDDAGVAPGDIQAVYCANVLGGMILGQLIVRDLGFKGIPVYNVENACASGATGVHLARHAMLAGQYDTVLVFGIEQLTTLGGGTIPMQRNDHKTDLYARAGMVLPAVYAMRGTRFLHERDAKPADLAAVAVKNRRHGTLNEFAQQRTETTVEEVLASRMIADPLTLLQCCPSQVDGAAAVVLSTRRPDQARAVKVLSSVVVSGIREEADDDILDAEITARAARQAYEQAGLGPDDVDVVELHDAFTIAELLYYEALGLAPRGDAVALLKSGATRLGGRVPVNPSGGLLAKGHPLGATGVAQMVEVMWHLQGRAGARQVEGAKVGLTQCTGGGIAGVDHAASSVHLLGV; translated from the coding sequence ATGCAGAACATCTACATGACCGGCGGCGCGATGACCGCCTTCGGACGTCATCCGGGCGTGTTGGCGCCGGAGCTTGCGCAGCAGGCCATCCTCAAGGCGATGGACGACGCGGGCGTCGCGCCGGGTGACATCCAGGCCGTCTATTGCGCGAACGTGCTGGGCGGCATGATCCTCGGCCAGCTCATCGTGCGCGACCTCGGGTTCAAGGGCATCCCCGTCTACAACGTCGAGAACGCCTGCGCGAGTGGCGCGACCGGCGTGCATCTGGCGCGGCACGCGATGCTCGCGGGCCAGTACGACACGGTGCTGGTCTTCGGCATCGAGCAGCTGACGACGCTGGGCGGCGGCACGATCCCGATGCAGCGCAACGACCACAAGACCGACCTATACGCCCGGGCCGGGATGGTGTTGCCGGCCGTGTATGCGATGCGCGGCACGCGCTTCCTGCACGAGCGCGATGCGAAGCCCGCCGATCTTGCCGCGGTGGCGGTCAAGAATCGGCGCCATGGCACCCTGAACGAGTTCGCGCAGCAGCGTACCGAGACGACGGTGGAGGAGGTGCTTGCGTCACGGATGATCGCCGATCCGCTGACCTTGCTGCAGTGCTGCCCGTCGCAAGTCGACGGCGCGGCGGCGGTGGTGTTGAGTACGCGCCGTCCCGACCAGGCGCGTGCCGTGAAGGTGCTGTCCTCGGTCGTCGTGTCCGGCATCCGCGAGGAGGCCGATGACGACATCCTCGATGCGGAGATCACCGCGCGCGCCGCGCGCCAGGCCTACGAGCAGGCCGGCCTCGGGCCCGACGATGTCGATGTGGTCGAGTTGCACGATGCCTTCACGATCGCGGAGCTGCTGTATTACGAGGCCTTGGGTCTGGCCCCGCGCGGGGACGCGGTGGCGCTGCTGAAGTCCGGGGCTACCCGGCTCGGCGGCCGCGTGCCGGTGAATCCGAGTGGCGGCCTGCTGGCGAAGGGGCATCCGCTGGGTGCGACCGGCGTCGCACAGATGGTCGAAGTGATGTGGCACCTGCAGGGACGGGCGGGGGCACGGCAGGTGGAAGGGGCCAAGGTCGGCCTGACGCAGTGCACGGGCGGCGGTATCGCTGGGGTCGATCACGCCGCGTCGTCGGTTCATCTGCTGGGGGTGTGA
- a CDS encoding oxidoreductase translates to MSNANTKVWFITGASRGFGLEIAREALARGDRVVATARKPEAVEAVLGRHDNVMSVALDVTNEANAIAAADAAVARFGRIDVLVNNAGYGLLGAVEESSAREVENQFATNVFGLLHVTRAVLPHMRRARSGHVINVSSIGGYAAYPGWGVYGATKFAVEGLTEALALELAPLGIRATVVEPGFFRTDFLDSSSLVKTAVEHADYAATVGEMRALMAGANHRQPGDPKRLAKAFLQLADSAEPPVRLPLGTDTVTKIAEKNRFVEGELAAWHAVAVSTDHDDVARG, encoded by the coding sequence ATGTCCAACGCCAACACCAAAGTCTGGTTCATCACCGGTGCCTCCCGCGGCTTCGGCCTGGAGATCGCTCGCGAAGCGCTTGCCCGCGGCGACCGCGTCGTTGCGACCGCACGCAAGCCCGAGGCGGTCGAGGCCGTCCTCGGGCGGCACGACAACGTGATGAGCGTCGCGCTCGACGTGACGAACGAAGCGAACGCCATCGCCGCTGCCGACGCGGCGGTTGCGCGCTTCGGCCGCATCGACGTGCTGGTGAACAACGCCGGCTACGGGCTGCTCGGCGCCGTCGAGGAGTCGAGCGCCCGAGAAGTCGAGAACCAGTTCGCGACCAACGTCTTCGGCCTGCTGCACGTTACCCGCGCGGTGCTGCCCCATATGCGCCGCGCCCGCAGCGGCCACGTCATCAATGTCTCGTCGATCGGCGGCTATGCTGCCTATCCGGGTTGGGGCGTGTATGGCGCGACGAAGTTCGCGGTCGAAGGGCTGACCGAAGCGCTGGCGCTGGAGCTTGCGCCGCTGGGCATCCGCGCGACGGTCGTCGAGCCGGGCTTCTTCCGCACGGATTTTCTCGATTCGAGTTCGCTCGTGAAGACCGCGGTCGAGCATGCGGATTACGCCGCGACCGTCGGCGAGATGCGGGCACTGATGGCCGGCGCGAACCACCGGCAACCGGGCGATCCGAAGAGGCTCGCGAAGGCCTTCCTGCAGCTGGCCGACAGCGCCGAGCCGCCCGTGCGCCTGCCGCTGGGGACGGACACGGTGACGAAGATCGCGGAGAAGAACCGCTTCGTCGAGGGCGAGCTCGCCGCCTGGCACGCGGTGGCGGTGTCGACCGATCACGACGACGTGGCGCGCGGGTGA
- the dctP gene encoding TRAP transporter substrate-binding protein DctP, which translates to MNRHRNSHPASVTPAARLAGVVLLGLPLVAFAPRGEAQESRIELRIADSLPAGHIIAENLTKPWMKLATELSGGRLVFKYYPAEQMGKAKDMLTLTQSGVIDIGYVGPSYISEKMPLSAVAELPGAATNACQVMRAYWSLAKDDGPLYTNEFKPNRIRPLLVAALPPYQIVLGSSKSVSSLKDLEGTKLRASGGAQNLTLDRLNVIPVRMSPPEIYESMSRGTIDGTLFSFVSVESYKLTPLTKTATVGSNFGTVLVTYSISDAKWAKLPPEAKRALIEAGDRTVQSACAAFDAQERAAGEKLKSAGAQLVEFKGADGAAFGRIADEVASAWAADLDKRGKPGTATLTAFRDALAKAK; encoded by the coding sequence ATGAACCGTCATCGTAATTCCCACCCCGCGTCGGTTACTCCCGCCGCGCGCCTTGCAGGTGTCGTGCTGCTCGGCCTTCCACTCGTCGCCTTCGCACCGCGCGGTGAGGCCCAGGAAAGCAGGATCGAACTGCGCATCGCCGATTCGCTGCCAGCCGGGCACATCATCGCGGAGAACCTGACCAAGCCGTGGATGAAGCTCGCCACCGAGCTGTCCGGCGGGCGCCTCGTCTTCAAGTACTACCCCGCCGAACAGATGGGGAAGGCCAAGGACATGCTGACGCTGACGCAAAGCGGCGTCATTGACATCGGGTATGTCGGCCCGTCCTACATCTCCGAGAAGATGCCGCTGTCGGCCGTCGCCGAGCTGCCGGGTGCGGCGACCAACGCGTGCCAGGTGATGCGCGCGTACTGGTCGCTGGCGAAGGACGACGGTCCCTTGTATACGAACGAGTTCAAGCCGAATCGCATTCGCCCGCTGCTGGTGGCGGCGCTGCCGCCCTATCAGATCGTCCTTGGCAGTTCGAAGAGCGTCAGTTCGCTGAAGGATCTGGAGGGAACCAAGCTGCGCGCGAGCGGCGGGGCTCAGAACCTGACGCTCGACCGGCTCAACGTCATCCCCGTGCGCATGTCGCCGCCGGAGATCTACGAGTCGATGTCGCGCGGCACCATCGACGGCACGCTGTTCTCCTTCGTCAGCGTCGAGTCGTACAAGCTGACCCCGCTCACGAAGACCGCCACGGTGGGCAGCAATTTCGGCACGGTGCTGGTCACCTATTCGATCAGCGACGCCAAGTGGGCGAAGCTGCCGCCCGAGGCGAAGCGGGCGCTCATCGAGGCCGGCGACCGGACGGTGCAGTCCGCCTGCGCGGCCTTCGACGCCCAGGAGCGAGCGGCGGGCGAAAAACTCAAGAGCGCCGGCGCGCAGCTCGTCGAGTTCAAGGGTGCCGACGGCGCTGCCTTCGGCCGCATCGCCGACGAGGTGGCAAGTGCCTGGGCGGCCGACCTGGACAAGCGCGGCAAGCCTGGAACGGCGACGCTCACGGCATTCCGCGACGCGCTGGCAAAGGCGAAATAG
- a CDS encoding enoyl-CoA hydratase/isomerase family protein: protein MALITIDRPEALNALDVASLRALRAFLVELRDRDDLRVAILTGAGTRAFCAGADLKGTQTSPASYPEALFQAPERAADLGLYIRLMDLTDLGVGKPIIAAVNGHCLGAGLEIALQCDLRLASSNASFGLPEVAVGSIPAVSGLHRLLKAVPSAHAMQMVLTGERIGGEQALRIGLVSEAVAVDALLDRAMSIAGRIAANAPLAVQAVKKLARQTSHLGEADAQQLTELYWGVLRDTEDRLEGRKAFAEKRRPNYVGR from the coding sequence GTGGCCCTGATCACGATCGACCGGCCGGAGGCGCTGAACGCCCTCGATGTCGCCTCGCTGCGCGCGCTGCGCGCCTTCCTCGTCGAACTGCGGGACCGTGACGACCTGCGCGTCGCGATCCTGACCGGTGCCGGAACCCGCGCGTTCTGTGCCGGCGCCGACCTGAAAGGGACGCAGACGTCGCCGGCGAGCTACCCGGAAGCGCTGTTTCAGGCGCCCGAGCGGGCGGCTGATCTGGGGCTGTACATCCGCCTGATGGACCTCACCGACCTCGGTGTGGGCAAGCCAATCATCGCGGCGGTCAATGGCCACTGCCTCGGGGCCGGTCTGGAGATCGCGCTGCAGTGCGATCTTCGGCTGGCGTCCAGCAACGCGAGCTTCGGCCTGCCCGAGGTCGCGGTCGGATCGATTCCGGCGGTTTCCGGCCTGCATCGTCTCTTGAAGGCAGTGCCGTCGGCGCATGCCATGCAGATGGTGCTGACGGGCGAGCGGATCGGTGGAGAGCAGGCTCTGCGGATCGGGCTCGTCAGCGAAGCGGTGGCGGTTGACGCCCTGCTGGACCGTGCGATGTCGATCGCCGGGCGCATCGCGGCCAACGCGCCGCTCGCCGTGCAGGCGGTGAAGAAGCTTGCGCGGCAGACGAGCCATCTCGGCGAGGCCGACGCGCAGCAACTCACGGAGCTTTACTGGGGCGTGCTGCGCGATACCGAAGACCGCCTGGAGGGACGCAAGGCCTTTGCGGAGAAGCGAAGGCCGAATTACGTCGGCCGCTGA